In the Leptolyngbya sp. SIO1E4 genome, one interval contains:
- a CDS encoding alpha-mannosidase: MATATRLKALTQRSQQDQWHYCNEAYSALTVLDNQAWQQWPIAPLNEQGHIAWSKGQQSLWLCQPFTVPQALNGFSLEGLSLRLGLTWWAAAAKIYVNGDAVQEGDLFDCLTRIVLSDRVTPGDTFTVALHLISPGHDDGALVRSEVIYEAAASNPFPEPGFVADELTVLKIYAEQLAPDKLKEIAAAIAPLEWATVPQRDRFQAELTALRQRLLPLSDWMKQRQIACVGHAHLDLAWLWPVEETWQAAERTFESVLSLQETFPELTYTHSSPALFEWLETHQPALFHQVVEAVKAGDWAIDAGLWVEPELNIIGGESLARQILYGQRYSQSRFGQPSAIAWLPDSFGFSWQLPQLLRQGSIQYFATQKLRWNDTTTFPYSLFRWEGLDGTQILSLTLPPIGSDIVPEQMATHGAEWEAQTGFSEMLWLPGMGDHGGGPTRDMLEKARRWANSPFFPQLQFTSAVEHLNRLTAAPVPAPSSQTAAASNSPLPIWRDELYLELHRGCYTTHADQKWFNRHCEQALVEAELFASLGAIQEVFDYPQAALETAWKQVLFNQFHDILPGTAIPAVFVTANQAWQAAHDTACTVRTEALQAIARYTPLPPPPQTPSPQTPVIPLLVFNSLNWERTDLIEVALASLPLEAQAWGVFDPETESWVPSQLSSYPHQRETLPGDPPRPPGAATQLLFLAKVPSVGYRVFWLIPDPEQTAPAGSSTPATGWQLENDFLRATLDPTTGDLAELWEKSMPANLVRSPANQLQAFQDAGQYWDAWDIAPDYADHPLPPPQLQSITWLEQGPLRQRVRVVRTLGASTFQQDYVLDQPLPYLKVETVADWQASQVVLKAAFPLTIEADQATFEIPFGAIARPTNPTDPHEQAKWEVPALRWADLSDGQRGLSVLTDYKHGFDTQPQQLRLTLLKAPIWPDPTADRGYHAFTYALYPHPGTWRDSKTPHQAIAFNTPFHAVCLPPAAETENWVGAKNSLSRQKSCASFLSLGSDTVHLAAFKLSEEAPDAYILRCWDMYGQGTTLDVVTLWGAPTYQRTDLLEIDLLETECAAPIEQLAPWQIATLRVSALVGEF, encoded by the coding sequence ATGGCCACCGCCACACGCCTGAAGGCCCTGACTCAACGATCACAGCAGGATCAGTGGCATTACTGTAACGAGGCTTATTCAGCATTAACTGTTTTAGACAATCAAGCCTGGCAACAGTGGCCGATCGCACCCTTGAACGAACAGGGCCACATTGCCTGGTCAAAGGGCCAGCAATCCCTCTGGCTGTGTCAACCCTTCACCGTGCCGCAAGCGTTGAACGGGTTCAGTCTAGAAGGGCTGTCGCTGCGGTTAGGGCTGACCTGGTGGGCGGCGGCCGCCAAGATCTATGTAAACGGCGACGCCGTGCAGGAAGGAGACTTGTTTGATTGCTTGACGCGGATTGTGCTCAGCGATCGCGTCACCCCCGGCGATACCTTCACGGTAGCGCTCCATCTGATCAGCCCGGGCCATGACGATGGGGCGTTGGTACGCTCTGAGGTCATTTATGAAGCCGCCGCCTCTAACCCCTTCCCAGAACCGGGCTTTGTGGCGGATGAACTGACGGTGCTGAAGATCTATGCCGAGCAGCTAGCCCCCGACAAACTCAAAGAGATCGCGGCCGCGATCGCCCCGCTAGAGTGGGCAACGGTGCCCCAGCGCGATCGTTTCCAGGCAGAACTTACAGCGCTGCGACAGCGACTCTTACCCCTGAGCGACTGGATGAAGCAACGTCAAATTGCCTGTGTCGGCCACGCCCATTTAGATCTGGCATGGTTATGGCCCGTGGAGGAAACCTGGCAAGCGGCAGAGCGCACCTTTGAGTCTGTGCTGTCGCTTCAAGAAACTTTTCCAGAGCTGACCTATACCCACTCCAGCCCCGCCCTCTTTGAGTGGCTGGAAACTCACCAGCCAGCCCTCTTTCACCAAGTGGTTGAGGCTGTCAAAGCTGGTGATTGGGCCATTGATGCAGGGCTGTGGGTAGAGCCCGAGCTGAACATCATTGGTGGGGAATCATTAGCGCGTCAGATTTTGTACGGACAGCGGTATTCTCAGTCTCGCTTTGGTCAGCCCAGTGCGATCGCCTGGCTCCCGGATAGTTTTGGCTTTTCCTGGCAGCTGCCACAGCTGTTGCGGCAGGGCAGCATTCAGTATTTCGCCACCCAAAAACTGCGGTGGAACGACACCACGACTTTTCCTTATAGCCTATTCAGGTGGGAAGGATTGGATGGCACCCAAATCCTGAGTCTGACCCTGCCCCCCATCGGTAGCGATATTGTGCCCGAACAAATGGCCACCCACGGGGCTGAGTGGGAAGCCCAAACCGGCTTCTCAGAAATGCTGTGGCTGCCGGGGATGGGCGATCACGGGGGTGGCCCCACCCGCGACATGCTAGAAAAAGCCCGCCGCTGGGCCAACTCGCCCTTTTTTCCACAGCTTCAGTTCACATCAGCGGTTGAGCATCTCAATCGCCTGACCGCAGCCCCTGTCCCGGCGCCGTCTTCTCAAACTGCGGCTGCCTCTAATTCTCCCCTCCCGATTTGGCGCGATGAGCTATATCTGGAACTGCACCGGGGGTGTTACACCACCCACGCCGACCAAAAATGGTTTAACCGCCACTGTGAACAGGCCCTAGTGGAGGCAGAGCTGTTTGCTTCCCTGGGTGCAATACAGGAGGTGTTTGACTATCCCCAAGCAGCCTTAGAAACGGCCTGGAAGCAGGTTTTATTCAATCAGTTTCACGATATTTTGCCGGGAACGGCCATTCCAGCGGTGTTTGTAACGGCCAATCAAGCCTGGCAAGCTGCCCATGACACGGCCTGTACCGTGCGGACAGAAGCCCTACAGGCGATCGCCCGATATACGCCCCTGCCACCCCCGCCTCAGACACCCTCGCCTCAGACACCGGTGATCCCCCTGCTGGTGTTTAATTCTTTGAACTGGGAGCGCACTGACCTGATAGAGGTTGCCCTGGCGAGCCTCCCGTTAGAAGCCCAAGCCTGGGGCGTGTTCGATCCAGAGACCGAAAGCTGGGTGCCGTCCCAACTCAGCTCGTACCCTCATCAGAGGGAAACCCTGCCGGGTGATCCACCGCGCCCCCCTGGGGCTGCAACCCAGCTGCTCTTTTTAGCCAAAGTGCCCTCGGTGGGGTATCGCGTGTTTTGGCTCATCCCTGATCCAGAACAAACTGCACCGGCAGGCTCTTCTACCCCTGCAACTGGCTGGCAGCTAGAAAACGACTTTTTACGGGCCACCCTTGACCCCACTACTGGAGATTTAGCAGAGCTTTGGGAAAAATCGATGCCCGCGAACCTGGTGCGATCGCCCGCAAACCAGCTGCAAGCCTTTCAAGATGCTGGGCAATATTGGGACGCTTGGGATATTGCCCCTGACTATGCTGACCATCCCCTGCCGCCCCCCCAACTCCAGTCCATCACCTGGCTAGAACAAGGGCCACTACGGCAACGGGTGCGGGTTGTGCGCACCCTGGGAGCCTCCACTTTTCAGCAAGACTATGTGCTGGATCAACCCTTGCCCTATTTAAAGGTAGAGACTGTGGCAGATTGGCAGGCATCCCAAGTGGTGCTGAAAGCCGCATTTCCACTGACGATTGAGGCGGATCAGGCGACCTTTGAGATTCCCTTTGGGGCGATCGCCCGCCCCACGAACCCCACCGATCCCCACGAACAGGCAAAATGGGAGGTGCCCGCGCTGCGGTGGGCGGATCTCAGCGACGGGCAGCGTGGGCTCAGCGTTTTGACAGACTACAAACACGGGTTCGACACCCAGCCCCAACAGCTCCGCCTGACTTTGCTGAAAGCCCCCATCTGGCCTGACCCCACGGCCGATAGGGGGTATCACGCCTTCACCTACGCCCTCTACCCCCACCCTGGAACCTGGCGGGATAGCAAGACCCCTCACCAGGCGATCGCCTTCAATACCCCGTTTCACGCTGTGTGTTTGCCCCCTGCCGCAGAGACAGAAAATTGGGTTGGCGCTAAAAACTCCCTGTCTCGACAAAAAAGTTGTGCGTCTTTTCTATCCCTCGGATCGGATACGGTTCATTTGGCTGCATTCAAGCTATCGGAAGAGGCGCCTGATGCCTATATCCTGCGCTGTTGGGACATGTATGGCCAAGGCACCACGTTGGACGTCGTGACCTTGTGGGGAGCGCCGACTTACCAGCGCACAGATCTATTGGAAATAGATTTATTGGAAACAGAGTGTGCCGCCCCTATCGAGCAGCTGGCTCCCTGGCAAATTGCCACCTTGCGAGTCTCTGCTCTGGTAGGAGAGTTCTAA
- a CDS encoding succinate dehydrogenase cytochrome b subunit — translation MEKTIKQPAILRFYHSPIGKKLTTGITGLGLSLFVLAHMVGNLLMFVGHDAYNTYAYLLERVWPLLWTVELVLLAVFLLHAATGLYIFRTRLQARPVAYATYASRGEPSLQSLSSRTMIITGGALGTFLVIHLMHFKYGTYYTTELGGQEVRDLARLVVENFRRPVYTWSYSGVVVLLGFHLRHGVWSALQSLGTMAKSFKPLLYGVSLVFAIAIATGFLILPLAIYFNLVN, via the coding sequence ATGGAAAAGACCATCAAACAACCCGCGATTTTGCGTTTTTATCACTCACCCATCGGCAAAAAGCTCACCACGGGCATCACGGGGTTGGGGCTCTCTCTGTTTGTGCTCGCCCACATGGTCGGGAACCTGTTGATGTTTGTCGGCCACGACGCTTACAACACTTACGCCTACCTGCTGGAAAGGGTTTGGCCATTGTTGTGGACGGTGGAACTGGTGCTGTTGGCCGTGTTTTTGCTGCACGCTGCCACTGGCCTTTACATTTTCAGAACGCGGCTTCAGGCCCGGCCTGTCGCCTATGCCACCTATGCCAGCAGGGGTGAACCCAGCCTGCAATCCCTCAGCTCTCGCACCATGATTATCACAGGGGGTGCCTTAGGAACCTTCCTGGTCATCCACCTGATGCATTTTAAGTATGGAACGTATTACACTACAGAGCTCGGGGGGCAAGAGGTGCGGGATCTAGCTCGATTAGTCGTAGAAAATTTCCGTCGGCCTGTCTACACCTGGAGTTACAGCGGGGTTGTTGTATTGCTGGGCTTCCACCTGCGCCATGGCGTTTGGAGTGCGCTGCAGTCCTTAGGCACCATGGCAAAATCCTTTAAGCCGCTCTTATATGGAGTCAGTTTGGTGTTTGCGATCGCGATCGCGACAGGGTTTCTGATTCTCCCGCTCGCCATTTATTTCAACCTGGTTAATTAA
- a CDS encoding TIR domain-containing protein, whose amino-acid sequence MNPFQDVFISYGRADSKHFAKTLYDRLVAKGFKVWFDFKDIPLGVDYQKQIDDGIEKADNFLFIIAPHSINSPYCRLEIDLALKRNKRIIPLLHVEEISYDTWQQRNPQGTEADWDAYKADGKHSSFPNMHPEIGKINWVYCREGVDDFEQSLVGLLDIVARHQDYVHQHTVLLAQALTWEANQRQARYLLAPAERQQAEAWLQTRFNESQPPCEPTVLQCEFITESIKQANGGMTEAFLSYASEDKAFTERVRQTLIREGLTVWTNYTDLTTGEAFLSAINQGIEDTDNLIYILSPASIASAYCQQEIEYALSLNKRIIPLLLNPVDWDSLPDYLQSFQYIQYIDFRQWNGEPTAFESGDPAVSQLFNILKQDALYYHRHKRLLHQALKWQRQGHSSNVLLRGNLLRQFEAWLKIAGGPSSTAALPVQAEFIAASRAQPEDSAVDVFIAYDDTDAEFASKLNDALQDQGKSTWFDQENVDSGQDYQAELNHGIEQADNVLFIVSPDATESAVCTHLLDYAQSLGKRMIPVLLHPVASTHWPPAIAGLKGIDFQQHQSDFYEHYSELVRTLDSDRDHVRGHTKWLNRAMEWQAQAQPSDMLLRGNELAVAETWLQTALDHLKHPLPTDLQKAFVDTSRQAVEAAEKAEKARQEKMLHLQQERAQEAEARLAAEKRGARVQKYFLGAVSVGFAIACGLSLSTWIEYHHALRNQIAATAKSSAALFASNRKLKAVVEAIRAKRQLTALRGHHPELDSMVEEVLQQAIYGVRAINHLVGHEDWVVAVGFSPNGELLASGSKDGVIRLWQANGKLLHTLDGHDRGVWGLAFSPDSQQLVSGGADNKVRLWNADGSLVRVLDGHEAIVASVAYSPDGSIIASASVDKTVRLWSPEGEPVNTFKGHGGYVVSVAFSPDNQLLAAASTDGLITLWTLTGEAVAVLEGHAGPVWNVAFSPDGQEIASVSADSTIKLWNLQGELLQTLEGHRDDVEGIDFSPDGTLLVSGGADHTVRLWRRDGTPISILRGHEDWVWSVNISPDGRTIASGGGDNRVALWRLSDLFKTLEGHSTEVWDAAYSPDGQLIASAVGDGSVWLWEKDGGLRNKIEAHTGGIEQATFSPDGQTLASASWDNTVKLWDLDGNLLQTLEGHENWVLGVKFSADGQLLASSSEDGTVRLWKPTGEAVAVIGEGESYGPADGITFSPDEQHIAVGYEDQTVRIWDLAGNLVTELVGHEGAVYGVAFSPEGDLIASAGADHTIRLWTPSGELLQTLEGHEDWVWRVAFSPDGQMLASASNDRTVRLWQRDGTPLKTLRGHQQAVEGIQFSPDGKTLASASWDTRVIVWDLEESLQIDPLAYGCRWIQDYLAHSNATDEGDRQLCEGLE is encoded by the coding sequence ATGAATCCTTTTCAAGACGTGTTCATTTCCTATGGACGCGCAGACAGCAAGCACTTTGCCAAAACGTTATACGATCGCCTCGTTGCCAAAGGATTTAAAGTCTGGTTTGACTTTAAAGATATTCCCCTAGGCGTTGATTACCAAAAACAAATTGACGATGGCATTGAGAAAGCCGATAACTTCCTCTTTATCATTGCGCCTCATTCTATTAATTCTCCCTACTGCCGTTTAGAAATAGATCTCGCACTCAAGCGCAACAAGCGCATCATTCCCCTGCTGCACGTAGAGGAAATTAGCTACGACACCTGGCAGCAACGAAACCCCCAAGGCACTGAGGCTGACTGGGACGCTTACAAAGCAGATGGAAAGCACTCCAGTTTTCCTAATATGCATCCTGAAATTGGCAAGATCAATTGGGTCTATTGTCGGGAAGGCGTAGATGATTTTGAGCAATCCCTGGTGGGCTTGTTAGATATTGTTGCCCGTCACCAAGACTATGTGCATCAGCACACGGTGCTTCTAGCCCAGGCTCTCACGTGGGAAGCCAATCAAAGACAGGCCCGCTACCTCCTGGCACCAGCAGAACGACAGCAGGCAGAAGCTTGGCTACAAACGCGCTTCAACGAGAGTCAGCCCCCCTGTGAGCCTACGGTACTGCAGTGTGAGTTCATTACTGAGAGTATTAAGCAGGCCAATGGTGGCATGACCGAGGCGTTTCTATCCTATGCCAGCGAAGATAAAGCCTTTACTGAAAGGGTTCGCCAAACCCTCATTCGTGAAGGGTTAACAGTGTGGACAAACTATACTGATTTGACGACTGGCGAGGCGTTTTTATCCGCCATTAATCAAGGGATTGAAGATACGGATAATTTGATCTATATCTTATCTCCGGCCTCCATTGCCTCAGCCTATTGTCAGCAGGAAATTGAATACGCGCTCAGTTTAAATAAGCGCATTATTCCCCTATTGCTCAACCCCGTTGATTGGGATAGCCTGCCTGATTACCTACAGAGTTTTCAATATATTCAATACATTGACTTTAGACAGTGGAACGGTGAACCCACAGCCTTTGAATCTGGGGATCCAGCTGTCAGTCAACTCTTCAATATTCTCAAGCAGGATGCCTTGTATTACCACCGCCACAAACGGCTTCTCCACCAGGCTTTGAAGTGGCAAAGACAGGGCCATAGCTCAAATGTATTGCTGCGCGGGAATTTGCTGCGGCAGTTTGAAGCCTGGCTCAAGATTGCTGGGGGGCCATCCTCAACCGCAGCTCTGCCAGTGCAGGCTGAGTTTATTGCGGCCAGCCGAGCCCAACCTGAGGACAGCGCTGTAGATGTGTTTATCGCCTATGACGACACAGATGCCGAGTTTGCTAGCAAGCTGAATGATGCCCTGCAGGATCAGGGAAAAAGCACCTGGTTCGATCAAGAGAATGTTGATTCTGGCCAAGACTACCAGGCAGAACTCAACCACGGGATCGAGCAGGCGGATAATGTGCTTTTCATTGTGTCGCCTGATGCCACGGAATCGGCAGTCTGCACACACCTGCTGGACTATGCTCAAAGCTTGGGCAAACGGATGATTCCGGTGCTGCTGCATCCGGTGGCATCGACGCACTGGCCGCCTGCGATCGCAGGGCTTAAAGGCATTGACTTCCAGCAGCACCAGAGCGATTTCTATGAACACTACAGTGAACTGGTCAGAACCCTGGATAGCGATCGCGACCATGTGCGAGGCCATACTAAGTGGCTCAACCGGGCCATGGAGTGGCAGGCTCAAGCTCAACCCAGCGACATGCTGCTGCGGGGGAACGAGTTGGCTGTGGCAGAAACCTGGCTGCAGACAGCCTTAGATCACCTCAAGCATCCTCTCCCGACAGACTTGCAAAAGGCGTTTGTGGACACTAGCCGCCAGGCCGTTGAGGCGGCTGAAAAGGCTGAAAAGGCCCGCCAGGAAAAAATGCTGCATCTGCAGCAAGAACGCGCCCAGGAAGCCGAGGCCCGTTTGGCCGCTGAAAAGCGAGGGGCACGGGTGCAAAAGTATTTCTTAGGGGCTGTGAGTGTCGGGTTCGCGATCGCCTGTGGGCTCAGTCTCTCTACCTGGATTGAATATCACCACGCGTTAAGAAATCAAATTGCCGCTACAGCCAAATCCAGTGCGGCCTTGTTTGCCTCAAATCGTAAGCTCAAAGCCGTTGTTGAAGCGATCCGGGCCAAGCGACAGCTAACTGCACTACGGGGTCACCATCCAGAACTCGACAGCATGGTGGAAGAAGTTTTGCAGCAGGCGATCTATGGGGTGCGGGCGATTAATCATTTAGTCGGCCATGAAGACTGGGTCGTCGCAGTTGGCTTTAGCCCCAATGGGGAATTGCTTGCCAGCGGCAGTAAAGACGGGGTGATTCGGCTCTGGCAAGCAAATGGCAAATTGCTGCATACCCTGGACGGCCATGATCGGGGGGTATGGGGCTTAGCCTTTAGCCCCGACAGCCAGCAACTGGTGTCAGGGGGGGCCGATAACAAGGTGCGGTTATGGAATGCCGACGGCAGCCTAGTTCGAGTATTGGATGGCCATGAAGCCATCGTTGCCAGTGTTGCCTACAGCCCCGATGGCAGCATCATTGCCTCAGCCAGTGTCGATAAAACCGTGCGCCTCTGGAGCCCAGAGGGTGAACCCGTGAACACCTTTAAAGGTCACGGCGGCTATGTCGTTTCGGTGGCCTTTAGCCCCGATAATCAACTGTTAGCCGCTGCCAGCACAGATGGGCTGATTACGTTATGGACATTGACGGGGGAGGCGGTAGCAGTCCTGGAAGGTCACGCGGGGCCAGTGTGGAATGTGGCCTTTAGCCCCGATGGTCAAGAGATTGCCTCAGTCAGTGCCGACAGCACGATCAAACTCTGGAACCTACAGGGCGAGCTGCTGCAAACCTTGGAAGGTCACCGAGATGATGTTGAGGGTATTGACTTCAGCCCCGATGGCACCTTGCTGGTGTCTGGGGGGGCTGATCATACGGTGCGCCTATGGCGTCGCGACGGCACCCCAATTTCGATTCTCCGGGGCCATGAAGACTGGGTTTGGTCTGTCAACATTAGCCCGGATGGTCGCACCATTGCCTCAGGCGGTGGGGATAACCGGGTAGCCCTGTGGCGACTGAGTGATTTGTTCAAAACCTTAGAGGGGCATTCCACTGAAGTGTGGGATGCGGCTTATAGCCCGGATGGTCAGCTCATTGCCTCTGCCGTTGGAGATGGTTCTGTTTGGCTGTGGGAAAAAGACGGTGGCCTGCGGAACAAAATTGAAGCCCACACTGGAGGGATTGAGCAAGCCACCTTTAGCCCCGATGGGCAAACCCTGGCATCTGCTAGCTGGGATAACACCGTTAAGCTTTGGGACTTAGACGGCAATCTGTTACAAACCCTAGAGGGCCATGAGAACTGGGTCTTGGGGGTCAAGTTTAGCGCGGATGGTCAACTGCTGGCCTCCAGTAGCGAAGATGGGACAGTGCGACTCTGGAAACCCACGGGAGAAGCTGTGGCCGTGATTGGGGAAGGGGAATCCTATGGTCCTGCCGATGGCATCACATTCAGCCCCGACGAACAACACATTGCGGTAGGTTACGAAGACCAGACCGTTCGCATCTGGGATTTGGCAGGTAATTTGGTGACGGAATTGGTTGGTCACGAGGGGGCTGTGTATGGAGTTGCCTTTAGCCCGGAGGGCGATCTGATCGCTTCAGCTGG